In the Azospirillum humicireducens genome, ATGCGGCGGACATCACGGCTTGGCCGCGGCAGGGGGTGGGGACGCAGCATTGAAGCGGTCGCGCAGGGCCTTCAGGTCCAAAGTCTGGGTCGGCGCGTCCCAGGGTCCGGCGACGCGCAGAGTGAGCGGCGGCAGATCGCCGTCGGCCTTCACCGCAAGGGTCAAACCCAAATCCACCCGTTCGTCCGGGAGCGAGACCGTTCCGGTCAGCGTGCCGTCGGCGGGAGCGGTGGTCAGGCGGGCATCGTCGGCGCGAATCACCCCCTTCTCGATGGCGAAGCGGGCATCCAGCCGCTCCAGCCTGGTCTCCCCTCCCTGCAAGGCACCGGCGACGGCGCCCAGCACCTCCTGCGTCCGTTCGACCCCGGCCAGCCGGCTGCGCAGCGCGGCGAGATCGACCCCGCGCAGCACACCGCCCGACGCCACCGCCCGGCCGCGACCGGCCAGACTGCGCAGGAGCGCGTCGCCATGGCCACTGCCGGAAACGGTCATGTCCAAATCCACGGCACCGCCGCTGAGCCCCAGCCCGGCAAATCCGGACAGCGCAGTCCCGAGGTCGGCCTTGACCACGGTGATGTCGGCGTCGAACTTCGGCTGCTGCCCCGGAATCGCGGCGACACGGCCGCTGATGCCGATCTGACCGCCCTGCCATTCGCCGTCCAACTGCTCCAGGGTCGCGGTCCCGCTGGAGAGCGTCGCCCTCAGCGCCGGCTGTGCGACGCGCTGTCCGCCGAGAGTCAGCGAGGTGGACGTCAGCGCCAGCCGGCCGTCCGCAAACTGAATCCAATCGAGGTCCGCGAGAGGATCGACGGGAGGGACAGCCGCCGGATCGGCGGCGGAGGTCACCGCATCGCGCGTGGCGCCGTCACCCACCAGCGGCGCGTTGCGCAGCCGGTCGAGGTCGAGGTCGCCGGTCTGCAGGTCGGCCTGGAAGGCGGGGCGAGCCGCCTTTCGGTCGATCGCCAGCTTGCCGCGCACCGGTACGCCGGCGACCAGCCCCTGCAGATTGCTCAGCACCGGTGACGCCGCATTCCCACTCAGTTCGCCGTAAAGGTCCAGCGGACCGAGAGCACGGGCCAGCCCACGGTCGGCAAACAGCGCCGCGAGGCGCCCCATCTCCGGATGGATCATGCGCAATTTCAGGTCGGCGCTGGGCGTGCGGTCCAGCCCCAGGACGGCGCCGCCGGCTTCCAGCGTGCCGCCCAGCATTCCGGCGGAAGCCTCGACCGCCAGCCGCTCGCCATCGCCAGCCAGCCGCGCCTTGGCGCTGACGGCGCCCAGCCGTTCCGGCACCGGCCAACCGGCTGGCCAGGCAACGGCGCTGGGCAGCCCGCCGAGCGACTTGGCCTCTGCCGCCAGGGCGAGGTTCACACCGCGCAGCGGCATCAGGCTGGCGACCTGCCCGTCAACCCGCGCCGTCAGGCCGGCGATGTTGTCCACCTTGGCTTCGCGCACCGTCAGTGCGCCGGCAGCGACCGTAGCGTCGAGATGAAGCCCCTGGACCGGCAGGCCGCCCACGGTCAGCTGGCCGATCCGCAGATCGAGGTTCGCGTCGGCAAGTCCGAGAAGTCGCTGCGGCGCCGGCGCCGTGCCGGCGGAGCCAGCCCGCGGGCCGATCGCGCGCGGCGTTGCCGGCTGGGCCGGCGCCGGTTCGGCCGGCAGGTAACCGTCCAGGAAAAGGCGGTCGAGTTCGAGGCGCGCGCCGAAGGCGGGACGCCCACGGTCGACATAGGCGACAGCCCCGCTCAGGCGGCTGCTGTCGAAGCGGAAATCGATGCCCGACATCTCGAAGCGGTCGGCATGCCCCTGCAGCCGGGCCGCCAGAGAGGCGCGGCGCAAGCGGTCGGCGGGAACGGACCGCACATCCAGCTTCACCCATTCCAGCAGGGCGCGCAGGTTGTCGGCATTCGCCTCCATCCGCATGTCCAGCGTCGGCTGGCCACCCGGCGTGGTCACGTCTCCCGCCGCGACGAAATCCGACCCGCCGGGCAGCAGGGCGCTGACCCGGTCGATGTTCAGCCGGCCATCGGCCAGACTCGCTTCGACCCGGCCCTGACGCACCACGCCGCCATTGTAGCTCAGGGCGTCCACCGCCACATCCAGCTTGGCCTCGACGCCGATCGGCAGCGCGAAGGACACTCCCGGCTGCTTGGCCCCTCCGGTTGCGGGAGTCGTGTGAGCCGTGGCGGCTGAACCGGCCGCCGTGCCGCCCTGTGCGCCCCGCGCGAGCCATGAATCAAGGTCGAGCCGGTTGACGGCGAGCGTCACTTCGGTCCGCGGCACCTCGCGCCTGGCGGGATCGCCGGCCCTGAGGGTGGCGCTTCCGGTCGCGCGGGTGTCGCCCAGCTGAGCTTCCAGGCTGGAGAATGTGGCAAGGCTGGTTCCCGCCTCCACCGTCGCGCGCAGATTGAAGGGCTGGGCCAGCGCCGCAGGCCGGCGCGCGTCCACCAGCTTGGCGAAGTCGCTGCCCTCGGCACGGAGGTCGCCCTGCACCTTCGATCCGCCCCCGCCGGTCAGAATGCCGGCGAAGCGGAGGGTCGCATCGGTATGGGGCATGGACAGGGTGGCCCGCACCGGCACCGCCGCCCCTTCGGTGAAGCGGCCGGCGGTCGCCTCGCCATGCAGGGGCAGGCCGCGGAATCGGAAGTCGCCCTGGATTTGGAAGGGGCCGTTGAGGCTGCCGGCGGCGATGCGGGCGCTCACCCCCTCCACCGTCTCGGTGCGGCCGTTGCGGTCGTCGCGATAGATCACGGTGCCTTTGTCGATCAGCACCTGATCGAAGCTGACGGCGGACACCAGCCCTTCGGCGGCACCCAGCCCGTCGCCGGACCTGCCGCCGGTGGTGGACAGGTCCCAATTGATCCGTCCGTCCATCAGGACTTCCACCACGAAGGTCGGCTCGACCAGCGTGATGCTCTCGACCTGGATGCGGCCGCTCAGCAGGGGGACGAGCGAGACACGGGCGTCCAGCTTCTTCAGCCGCACCATGTCGGGTTCGGCGGCGCCGGCGGCATTGGCCAGCCGGGCGTCGCGCACCGTCAGCGCCGGAGACGGCAGCAGGGTGAAGCCGACATCGCCCCGCAACTCCACCTGCCGGCCGGTCGTCTGCGATATACGCTCGGCGATGGTGCCCTTGTAGGCGTTCCAATCGATGAGGCTCGGCGCTGCCAACAGGATGCCGGCCAGAACCACCAGTCCGGCCAGTGCAGCGATCAGGATCTTCTTCACCGGGTTTCCGCCTTCCCTGCGCCGGCCTTATCCTCGGCCGTGCCCCTTTGCCACGTCAATGTTACCACGTCGTCGCCATCGACCGGCACCCGCCCGTTCCCCCATAGGATACGGACAGATGCGCGCTTGCCTTCGCCGCCCCTCTTCCTCCGCGCCGGTCGGGAACCGATGGCGGCTTCCGACGAGGAGCGTCCTTCGGTAAGCTAGCGCCCGCAGAAGAAACAAGCAATTTGGGCAATCCCACGGCCAAGTTGGGGCCTGCCCGATTTTTTCCCCGGAATTCTCCGCTTGCGGCCGCTCGACCCGGCCGCACCGGAACCGAAACCGCAGATTCAGCTGACGGAGATCTGCCATGGGCGACGTGGTCAACCTCAACCGCTTCCGCAAGACCCGCGAACGGGCCGAACGCGCGAAGGAAGCCGAAGCGAATCGGGCCCGATTCGGACGCACCAAAGCCGAGAAGGAACGAGATCGCAAGGAGGCCGAGCGGAGCACTCAAACTTTGGATGGGCATAGGCTTGACGACAAAAATTGAGCCGTTCGTCCCAAAGCACGGCAAAGACCAAGTTTTTCACTCGGAATAACCTCAGCGTTTTTGTTACTATTGGATACACCGATAGTTCACTATTGCGACTATCACGGCGATCATGTGACAGTACCTGGCAGGGGCGCCGACGGGCGCACTCCCTGGCTGTCGGAAAGGGCCGTCATCATGGTCGACATGACGTCGTTTCGCGGATCCGTTCAAACGCCTCAAACGCACAACCCGGCACACGGTCCGTCTTGGCTGCCGCCGATCCGGGCGGTGGAGATCGACCGTCCCTGGGTCTGGCTGGCATCCGCCTGGCAGGACATGATGGCAGCCCCCGCCATCAGCTTCGCCTATGGCGTGCTGGCGGTCATCTCCAGCTTCGCGCTCGTGGTCGGGCTGGCCATGCTGGACATGGAATACCTGCTGCTGCCGATGGGCGCCGGCTTCATGCTGGTCGGCCCGCTCCTGGCGGTCGGGCTGTACGAGACCAGCCGGCTGCTGGAACTCGGCGAACGCCCGACCTTCGGCAAGGTTGCCGCAGCCTATCGCCGCAATGGCGTGCAGATCGCCGGGATCGGGCTGGTGCTGATGCTGGCCATGCTGGCCTGGATCCGCATTGCC is a window encoding:
- a CDS encoding AsmA family protein gives rise to the protein MKKILIAALAGLVVLAGILLAAPSLIDWNAYKGTIAERISQTTGRQVELRGDVGFTLLPSPALTVRDARLANAAGAAEPDMVRLKKLDARVSLVPLLSGRIQVESITLVEPTFVVEVLMDGRINWDLSTTGGRSGDGLGAAEGLVSAVSFDQVLIDKGTVIYRDDRNGRTETVEGVSARIAAGSLNGPFQIQGDFRFRGLPLHGEATAGRFTEGAAVPVRATLSMPHTDATLRFAGILTGGGGSKVQGDLRAEGSDFAKLVDARRPAALAQPFNLRATVEAGTSLATFSSLEAQLGDTRATGSATLRAGDPARREVPRTEVTLAVNRLDLDSWLARGAQGGTAAGSAATAHTTPATGGAKQPGVSFALPIGVEAKLDVAVDALSYNGGVVRQGRVEASLADGRLNIDRVSALLPGGSDFVAAGDVTTPGGQPTLDMRMEANADNLRALLEWVKLDVRSVPADRLRRASLAARLQGHADRFEMSGIDFRFDSSRLSGAVAYVDRGRPAFGARLELDRLFLDGYLPAEPAPAQPATPRAIGPRAGSAGTAPAPQRLLGLADANLDLRIGQLTVGGLPVQGLHLDATVAAGALTVREAKVDNIAGLTARVDGQVASLMPLRGVNLALAAEAKSLGGLPSAVAWPAGWPVPERLGAVSAKARLAGDGERLAVEASAGMLGGTLEAGGAVLGLDRTPSADLKLRMIHPEMGRLAALFADRGLARALGPLDLYGELSGNAASPVLSNLQGLVAGVPVRGKLAIDRKAARPAFQADLQTGDLDLDRLRNAPLVGDGATRDAVTSAADPAAVPPVDPLADLDWIQFADGRLALTSTSLTLGGQRVAQPALRATLSSGTATLEQLDGEWQGGQIGISGRVAAIPGQQPKFDADITVVKADLGTALSGFAGLGLSGGAVDLDMTVSGSGHGDALLRSLAGRGRAVASGGVLRGVDLAALRSRLAGVERTQEVLGAVAGALQGGETRLERLDARFAIEKGVIRADDARLTTAPADGTLTGTVSLPDERVDLGLTLAVKADGDLPPLTLRVAGPWDAPTQTLDLKALRDRFNAASPPPAAAKP
- a CDS encoding DUF4169 family protein — its product is MGDVVNLNRFRKTRERAERAKEAEANRARFGRTKAEKERDRKEAERSTQTLDGHRLDDKN
- a CDS encoding DUF2189 domain-containing protein; this translates as MVDMTSFRGSVQTPQTHNPAHGPSWLPPIRAVEIDRPWVWLASAWQDMMAAPAISFAYGVLAVISSFALVVGLAMLDMEYLLLPMGAGFMLVGPLLAVGLYETSRLLELGERPTFGKVAAAYRRNGVQIAGIGLVLMLAMLAWIRIAFLIFALFFSAEPPALDQLVDRIFFSAETIPFLLTGTLFGGVIATAVFSIAVVSIPMLLDRETDVFTAMATSIAVVRANIRPMIAWGFLIALFMSAGMVTAFIGLAIALPVIGHASWHCYRDLVGPGR